Proteins from a genomic interval of Psychrobacter fulvigenes:
- the iscX gene encoding Fe-S cluster assembly protein IscX, producing the protein MNPQKLKWTDSLDIAIELYEKFPETDPQYIRFTDLHRWVTELENFDDDPQRSNEGILEAIQMNWIDEAD; encoded by the coding sequence ATGAACCCGCAAAAATTAAAATGGACAGACAGCTTAGATATCGCTATTGAGCTTTATGAAAAGTTCCCAGAGACAGACCCGCAGTACATTCGTTTTACCGATTTGCATCGCTGGGTGACAGAGCTTGAAAACTTTGATGATGACCCACAAAGATCAAATGAAGGCATTTTAGAGGCGATTCAAATGAATTGGATTGATGAAGCCGACTAG
- a CDS encoding acyl-CoA thioesterase, with product MNMLLRFFIMYGLLQQQLKRQSLSERLSIETLSAPVSRRYRVLPHDMGFRDHLPNYRYLSFIELNVTRWLIACCHQKGIKTLDWVIAMQEMVYLKEIKFLDKMTLNSQLVGWDKKYVYFEHRFFVKDQLMSVGMSKFVLMDKKGKCTPDILDMTGEQLTDVITTWNKHQVAVKSA from the coding sequence ATGAACATGTTACTGCGTTTTTTTATTATGTACGGTCTGCTCCAGCAGCAGCTCAAACGCCAGTCGCTGAGTGAGCGTCTTAGTATCGAGACATTAAGCGCGCCAGTTAGTCGTCGTTATCGGGTGCTGCCACATGATATGGGCTTTCGTGATCATCTGCCCAATTATCGCTATTTGTCTTTTATTGAGCTTAATGTCACGCGCTGGCTAATCGCTTGCTGTCACCAAAAAGGCATCAAAACCCTAGACTGGGTAATCGCCATGCAAGAGATGGTTTATCTTAAAGAGATTAAGTTTTTGGACAAAATGACGCTGAACAGTCAGCTTGTCGGTTGGGATAAAAAATATGTGTATTTTGAGCATCGATTTTTTGTCAAAGACCAACTTATGAGTGTCGGTATGAGTAAGTTTGTGTTGATGGATAAAAAGGGTAAATGCACACCAGATATATTAGATATGACAGGTGAGCAGCTGACCGATGTCATTACTACGTGGAATAAACATCAAGTGGCTGTCAAATCTGCCTAG
- a CDS encoding NAD(P)(+) transhydrogenase (Re/Si-specific) subunit beta yields MSDFTNIIASNADWFYLIGAILFVLTLRGLSSPKTAIRGNRFGMAAMAIAVVTTFFLAEGPVLWMIIGAMILGAIVGMWKAKTVAMTQMPETVALMHSFVGLAAVAIALATVLHTEQQHGAVARVELFIGCFIGAITFSASVFAFGKLAAKSWAKTLVGSWVKPVQAILFIAMIAFGGVYFVTDSLPAFYAMAVIAVIFGWMWIAPIGGGDMPVVVSLLNSFSGWAAAGIGFTLGNSMLIIAGSLVGSSGAILSYIMCKAMNRSLLNVLFGGMGTAAVAADDGDGAPKTYKSGSAEDAGFLMANASDVIIVPGYGMAQGRAQNAVKELYELLKEEGVNVRFAIHPVAGRMPGHMNVLLAEADVPYDDIMEMDEINSDFASTDVVLVIGANDVVNPSAKDDPTSPIFGMPILEVTKAQTVMVIKRSMSTGYAGLDNSLFYMDKTMMIFGDAKKMVEEMVRSINGAGH; encoded by the coding sequence ATGAGTGATTTTACCAATATAATTGCGAGTAATGCTGACTGGTTCTATCTAATCGGTGCGATATTATTTGTCTTGACCCTGCGCGGTCTCTCTAGTCCAAAAACAGCCATTCGCGGTAACCGCTTTGGTATGGCAGCAATGGCGATTGCCGTTGTCACTACGTTCTTCTTAGCGGAAGGCCCAGTACTGTGGATGATTATTGGTGCCATGATTTTGGGGGCTATCGTTGGTATGTGGAAGGCAAAAACAGTCGCCATGACTCAAATGCCAGAAACGGTCGCCTTGATGCATTCATTTGTCGGTCTGGCTGCGGTAGCGATTGCGCTTGCCACGGTACTACATACTGAACAACAGCATGGTGCGGTTGCTCGAGTAGAGCTATTCATCGGTTGCTTCATCGGTGCGATTACCTTTTCAGCGTCAGTCTTTGCTTTTGGTAAGTTGGCGGCGAAGAGCTGGGCGAAGACACTGGTTGGTAGCTGGGTTAAACCAGTACAGGCTATTTTATTCATTGCGATGATTGCCTTTGGTGGCGTGTATTTTGTCACTGATTCATTGCCTGCTTTTTATGCCATGGCAGTGATTGCGGTTATCTTTGGTTGGATGTGGATTGCGCCAATCGGTGGCGGTGATATGCCAGTGGTTGTGTCACTATTGAACTCATTCTCAGGTTGGGCGGCTGCAGGTATTGGTTTTACCCTTGGCAACTCGATGCTGATTATCGCAGGTTCGCTGGTCGGTTCATCAGGTGCCATTCTATCTTACATCATGTGTAAAGCCATGAACCGCTCACTGCTTAATGTCTTGTTTGGTGGTATGGGCACTGCTGCAGTCGCCGCAGATGATGGCGATGGCGCTCCTAAAACCTATAAGTCAGGCTCAGCAGAAGATGCTGGATTCTTAATGGCCAATGCGAGCGATGTTATTATCGTCCCTGGCTATGGTATGGCACAAGGCCGAGCACAAAATGCGGTCAAAGAGTTATATGAGCTCTTAAAAGAAGAAGGCGTAAACGTTCGTTTTGCCATTCATCCAGTGGCTGGCCGTATGCCTGGTCATATGAACGTACTATTGGCAGAAGCGGATGTGCCTTATGATGACATTATGGAAATGGATGAGATTAACTCAGACTTTGCTAGTACCGATGTGGTGTTAGTGATAGGTGCCAATGATGTCGTCAACCCCTCTGCCAAAGATGATCCGACTTCACCGATATTTGGTATGCCCATCCTAGAGGTGACAAAGGCGCAAACCGTCATGGTTATCAAGCGTTCGATGAGCACGGGTTATGCAGGACTTGATAACAGCTTGTTTTACATGGACAAAACCATGATGATCTTTGGCGATGCCAAAAAGATGGTGGAAGAGATGGTGCGTAGTATCAATGGCGCTGGTCATTAA
- a CDS encoding proton-translocating transhydrogenase family protein, whose translation MSSTPFVAIFTVFVLAIFVGYYVVWGVTPALHTPLMAVTNALSSIVIVGAMLQTVTIDGSVFTPTSLLGAFAVFLASVNIFGGFAVTERMLAMFKPKEKKAPVVTKEAGGDA comes from the coding sequence ATGAGTAGCACGCCATTTGTAGCAATTTTTACCGTGTTTGTACTCGCTATATTTGTCGGGTATTACGTGGTTTGGGGAGTAACACCAGCCCTGCACACGCCATTGATGGCCGTAACCAACGCCCTATCGAGTATCGTCATTGTGGGCGCCATGCTGCAGACCGTGACTATTGATGGCTCTGTATTTACGCCAACCAGTTTGCTCGGTGCATTTGCGGTATTTTTGGCCAGCGTTAACATTTTTGGTGGCTTTGCTGTGACTGAACGTATGCTCGCAATGTTTAAGCCCAAAGAGAAAAAAGCACCAGTGGTAACAAAAGAAGCTGGGGGTGACGCATGA
- a CDS encoding NAD(P) transhydrogenase subunit alpha — MKIGVISADIASESRVALTPDAVKKLRKLGFEVVIQSGAGQAAYYADELYQAAGADIANSSAEVVNQSQIITTVNDLPTEVTDSLASGQIVIGMLDPYRNTQIDTYAAKGATAFAMELLPRTLSRAQNMDVLSSQANLAGYKAVLLAANEYSRPFPMFMTSAGTVKPAKVVILGVGVAGLQAIATAKRLGAVVEASDLRPAAKEQVESLGGKWLDVPMSEDEAQKAKATGGYAWTPSEQYIKDQAAVVDKALSAADIVITTAQIPGRNAPRLVHGATLAKMKAGSVLIDMAAATGGNVEGSVANETITTPNGVRIVGAANIPSMLAAQSSDLYANNLVNFITTLIASDEATEATDKAASNKLALHLDMEDEIQGALAMTHEGQVRLAKR; from the coding sequence ATGAAAATCGGTGTAATCAGCGCAGATATCGCAAGCGAGAGCCGCGTAGCGCTAACCCCAGACGCGGTGAAAAAACTGCGTAAACTCGGGTTTGAGGTCGTCATCCAGTCCGGTGCCGGTCAAGCAGCGTATTATGCTGATGAATTGTATCAGGCTGCTGGTGCCGATATTGCAAATAGTAGCGCTGAAGTAGTCAACCAGTCTCAAATTATCACAACGGTGAATGATTTGCCTACTGAGGTGACTGACAGCTTGGCTTCTGGTCAGATAGTCATTGGTATGCTCGACCCTTACCGTAATACTCAGATCGATACTTACGCTGCCAAAGGTGCCACCGCTTTTGCCATGGAGTTATTACCACGTACCTTATCGCGTGCGCAAAATATGGACGTCTTGTCTTCACAAGCCAACCTTGCAGGTTACAAGGCGGTATTGCTGGCGGCCAACGAATATTCGCGTCCGTTTCCGATGTTTATGACCTCAGCGGGTACGGTTAAACCTGCCAAAGTCGTCATCTTAGGCGTCGGAGTTGCAGGCTTGCAAGCGATCGCTACTGCCAAGCGCTTGGGCGCAGTCGTCGAAGCCAGTGACTTACGTCCTGCTGCCAAAGAGCAGGTAGAGTCGCTTGGTGGTAAATGGCTGGATGTGCCGATGAGCGAAGACGAAGCACAAAAAGCCAAAGCGACTGGCGGCTATGCGTGGACACCATCAGAGCAGTATATCAAAGACCAAGCAGCGGTAGTGGATAAAGCCTTAAGCGCTGCTGACATCGTCATCACAACGGCCCAGATTCCTGGTCGTAACGCCCCGCGCTTGGTACATGGAGCAACGCTTGCCAAAATGAAAGCGGGTTCGGTACTCATTGATATGGCGGCAGCGACGGGCGGTAATGTCGAGGGTAGCGTGGCCAATGAAACCATTACTACTCCAAATGGAGTGCGTATTGTTGGCGCTGCCAATATACCTTCAATGCTAGCGGCACAGTCTTCAGATTTGTATGCCAATAATCTGGTCAATTTTATCACCACCTTAATTGCCTCTGATGAAGCGACAGAAGCGACAGACAAGGCTGCATCCAACAAACTGGCTCTCCACTTAGATATGGAAGATGAGATTCAAGGCGCGCTAGCAATGACCCACGAGGGTCAGGTACGCCTTGCTAAACGCTAA
- the yaaA gene encoding peroxide stress protein YaaA, whose translation MYFLLSPAKSLNETDQVPVNLGNYYSQPELIEHSQALMKILKSKEPIDLQELMSISDDLAQLNAERNQQWSWSEDKPFDDQNAKPAGYLFDGDVYTGLDMYHMDKETAIYVNEHLGILSGLYGVIKPLDLIQPYRLEMGTKLKNERGDNLYEFWGEEVTDVINARMADSDNKVLVNLASNEYFKSVKKKALNAEIITPRFEDEKNGNYKVIAFYAKKARGLMVKYAADNKLTNAEQLKQFDLAGYYYVDELSDDKTWTFRRDEADA comes from the coding sequence ATGTATTTTTTACTTTCCCCTGCCAAGTCTTTGAATGAAACAGATCAAGTACCTGTCAATCTTGGGAATTATTACAGCCAACCTGAGCTTATAGAGCACTCGCAAGCACTAATGAAGATACTGAAGTCCAAAGAGCCAATAGATCTGCAAGAGCTGATGAGCATCTCTGATGATCTTGCCCAACTCAATGCTGAACGCAATCAACAATGGAGCTGGAGCGAGGATAAACCGTTTGATGATCAGAATGCCAAACCAGCGGGTTATTTGTTCGATGGTGATGTGTACACTGGTCTGGATATGTATCACATGGATAAAGAAACAGCCATTTATGTCAATGAGCATCTAGGCATTTTATCGGGTCTTTATGGCGTCATAAAACCGCTGGATTTGATTCAGCCGTATCGCTTAGAGATGGGCACCAAGCTAAAAAACGAGCGCGGTGATAACTTATATGAGTTTTGGGGCGAAGAAGTCACTGACGTAATCAACGCCCGCATGGCTGATAGCGATAACAAGGTCTTGGTTAACTTGGCCTCTAATGAATATTTTAAATCGGTAAAAAAGAAAGCGTTAAATGCTGAGATTATCACGCCACGATTTGAAGATGAAAAAAACGGCAACTATAAAGTGATTGCCTTTTATGCCAAAAAAGCCCGTGGGCTAATGGTGAAGTATGCTGCGGATAATAAACTCACCAATGCTGAGCAATTAAAGCAGTTTGACCTGGCGGGATATTATTATGTCGATGAGCTGTCTGATGATAAGACTTGGACATTTAGGCGCGATGAGGCAGATGCGTAA
- the groL gene encoding chaperonin GroEL (60 kDa chaperone family; promotes refolding of misfolded polypeptides especially under stressful conditions; forms two stacked rings of heptamers to form a barrel-shaped 14mer; ends can be capped by GroES; misfolded proteins enter the barrel where they are refolded when GroES binds), translating into MAKDVKFGIDARKQMMDGVNVLANAVKVTLGPKGRNVVIDKSFGAPTITKDGVSVAKEIELENKFENMGAQLVREVASRTNDVAGDGTTTATVLAQSILQEGMKSVAAGMNPMDLKRGIDKAVREAVKEIHKLSTPADDHKAIAQVGSISANSDTKIGELISQAMEKVGKQGVITVEEGSSFEDTLEVVEGMQFDRGYISPYFANKQDSLTAEFENPYILLVDKKISNIREIVPLLEQVMQQSKPLLIIAEDVENEALATLVVNNMRGGLKTCAVKAPGFGDRRKAMLQDIAILTGGTVISEEIGLSLEEATIEQLGTAKKVTVGKENTVIVDGAGQKADIEARVESINRQIEESTSDYDKEKLQERVAKLAGGVAVIKVGAATETEMKEKKDRVDDALHATRAAVEEGVVPGGGVALVRAMSALSELRGDNDDQNAGMNILRRAMEAPLRQIVTNSGEEASVVVNEVKSGSGNYGYNAATGVYGDMLEMGILDPAKVARSALENAASVAGLMLTTEAMITDLPESDDGMAAMGGAGGMGGMGGMGGMM; encoded by the coding sequence ATGGCAAAAGACGTAAAATTCGGCATTGATGCCCGTAAACAAATGATGGACGGTGTCAACGTTCTAGCAAACGCAGTAAAAGTTACTTTAGGCCCTAAAGGTCGTAACGTGGTAATTGACAAATCTTTCGGCGCGCCAACCATCACCAAAGATGGTGTATCAGTTGCCAAAGAAATTGAGCTTGAAAATAAGTTTGAAAACATGGGCGCACAGCTCGTTCGCGAAGTCGCTAGCCGCACCAATGATGTCGCTGGTGATGGTACGACAACCGCAACAGTATTGGCTCAGTCAATCTTGCAAGAAGGCATGAAGTCAGTTGCCGCTGGCATGAATCCAATGGATCTAAAGCGCGGTATCGACAAAGCAGTACGCGAAGCGGTTAAAGAAATCCATAAGCTATCGACCCCAGCTGATGATCATAAAGCGATTGCTCAGGTTGGTTCTATCTCTGCAAACTCAGACACCAAAATCGGTGAGTTGATTTCGCAAGCGATGGAAAAAGTGGGTAAGCAAGGCGTTATCACTGTTGAAGAAGGTTCAAGCTTTGAAGATACCTTAGAAGTTGTGGAAGGTATGCAGTTTGACCGTGGTTATATCAGCCCGTACTTTGCGAACAAGCAAGACAGCTTAACCGCTGAGTTTGAAAACCCGTATATCCTACTGGTTGATAAAAAAATCAGCAACATCCGTGAGATCGTGCCACTACTTGAGCAAGTCATGCAGCAAAGCAAACCACTGCTAATCATCGCTGAAGACGTAGAAAACGAAGCATTGGCTACCTTGGTTGTAAACAACATGCGTGGCGGCCTAAAAACTTGTGCGGTTAAAGCACCAGGTTTTGGCGATCGTCGTAAAGCCATGCTACAAGACATCGCAATCCTAACAGGCGGTACGGTTATCTCTGAAGAGATTGGCCTAAGCCTAGAAGAAGCGACAATTGAGCAACTTGGTACTGCGAAGAAAGTCACTGTCGGTAAAGAAAACACCGTCATCGTTGATGGCGCTGGTCAAAAAGCTGACATCGAAGCGCGTGTTGAGTCTATCAACCGTCAAATCGAAGAGTCTACTTCTGACTACGATAAAGAAAAGCTACAAGAGCGTGTTGCAAAACTAGCTGGCGGCGTTGCCGTTATCAAAGTTGGCGCAGCGACTGAAACAGAAATGAAAGAGAAAAAAGACCGTGTTGATGATGCGCTACATGCGACTCGTGCAGCGGTTGAAGAAGGCGTTGTCCCTGGTGGCGGTGTTGCATTAGTACGTGCGATGAGTGCCTTGTCTGAGCTACGTGGTGATAACGACGACCAAAACGCTGGTATGAATATCTTACGTCGCGCAATGGAAGCACCATTACGTCAAATCGTGACCAACTCAGGCGAAGAAGCTTCAGTTGTGGTCAACGAAGTGAAGAGCGGTAGCGGTAACTATGGTTACAACGCAGCGACTGGCGTATATGGCGATATGCTAGAGATGGGTATCCTAGATCCTGCCAAAGTAGCACGTTCAGCACTTGAGAACGCTGCCTCTGTCGCAGGTCTCATGCTGACCACTGAAGCCATGATCACTGATCTACCTGAGAGTGATGATGGTATGGCTGCTATGGGCGGTGCCGGTGGAATGGGCGGTATGGGTGGAATGGGCGGTATGATGTAA
- a CDS encoding co-chaperone GroES: MNIRPLHDRIVVRRVEEEQKTAGGILLPGSAQEKPSQGEVLATGNGQIRDNGEIRALDVKVGDKILFGQYAGQTVKVDGDELLIMKESDVLGVLEG, translated from the coding sequence ATGAACATTCGTCCTTTACATGACCGTATTGTTGTCCGCCGCGTAGAAGAAGAGCAAAAAACTGCCGGTGGTATTTTACTACCAGGTTCAGCACAAGAAAAACCCTCACAAGGTGAAGTGTTGGCAACTGGCAACGGCCAGATTCGTGACAACGGCGAGATTCGCGCGTTAGATGTAAAAGTTGGCGACAAAATTTTGTTCGGTCAGTATGCTGGTCAAACCGTAAAAGTTGACGGTGATGAACTACTTATTATGAAAGAATCTGATGTATTGGGTGTGCTAGAAGGCTAA
- a CDS encoding DUF3108 domain-containing protein, with amino-acid sequence MTALFSIKNNSNNTNRSKPKFLSMFTTGVGIAAIGALSMTAPTLASAKVVQPSSANYNFTVEDKYKGTATRTLSKSGSTWKYDVRARVAGVASASQSSTFTLSGNNVTPAQASTTYKLFGIGRTHNLNYNSGKKQVASTYRGKTVNLNMAQQAFDDLSLEVQIRQDLLNGKFSGNYYMARKDKIEKTPFKRSGNTKVTVPAGTFDTVRVDRVHDDNSRSTSFWLAPSLDYLPVKVMQVNDGKKMDLELTKVN; translated from the coding sequence ATGACCGCATTATTTTCTATAAAAAATAATTCTAACAATACAAATCGCAGCAAGCCCAAATTTCTATCTATGTTTACCACGGGAGTTGGTATTGCCGCTATTGGAGCCCTAAGTATGACAGCCCCTACCCTTGCCAGTGCCAAAGTGGTGCAGCCCTCCAGTGCTAACTACAACTTTACTGTAGAAGACAAATACAAAGGTACCGCTACTCGCACACTAAGCAAGTCAGGTAGTACGTGGAAGTATGATGTTAGGGCTCGCGTCGCTGGTGTCGCTAGTGCCTCGCAAAGTAGTACTTTTACACTTTCAGGAAATAACGTCACGCCAGCTCAAGCCAGTACTACCTATAAATTATTTGGCATTGGACGCACTCATAACCTCAATTATAATAGTGGTAAAAAACAAGTCGCCAGTACTTATAGAGGTAAAACAGTCAATTTGAATATGGCGCAACAAGCCTTTGATGACTTGAGCCTTGAGGTACAAATTCGCCAAGATCTACTTAACGGTAAGTTCTCTGGTAATTACTATATGGCCAGAAAAGACAAGATTGAAAAGACACCTTTTAAAAGGTCTGGTAACACCAAGGTCACTGTCCCAGCTGGAACCTTTGATACCGTGCGTGTCGACCGTGTCCATGATGACAATAGCCGCTCAACCAGTTTTTGGCTTGCTCCTAGCTTAGATTATCTGCCTGTGAAAGTTATGCAGGTAAACGATGGCAAAAAAATGGACTTGGAACTAACCAAAGTAAACTAA
- the wrbA gene encoding NAD(P)H:quinone oxidoreductase yields the protein MSQTNPYILVLYYSTHGATKTLAYAIAQGIEEAGMSARIRTVPTVAAETTTIKPAIPDEGDLYCTMDDLKDCLGLALGSPAYFGNMAAPMKYFWDSTVTLWLAGNLQNKPASVFTATGTMHGGQETTLLTMMLPLMHHGMIIVGVPYAEPALNRTHRGGTPYGASHVSGVAHDQPVSDDEREIAIGQGRRLAISAKALAQANWNR from the coding sequence ATGAGCCAAACAAACCCTTATATCTTAGTGCTTTATTACTCTACTCATGGTGCGACTAAGACTTTAGCGTATGCTATCGCTCAAGGTATTGAAGAGGCTGGTATGTCAGCGCGTATTCGTACGGTGCCGACGGTTGCAGCAGAAACCACCACTATCAAGCCTGCGATTCCTGATGAAGGTGATCTATACTGCACCATGGATGATTTAAAAGACTGCTTGGGGTTGGCGCTAGGTAGCCCGGCGTATTTTGGCAATATGGCCGCGCCAATGAAATATTTTTGGGACAGTACTGTCACGCTATGGCTGGCAGGTAATCTACAAAACAAACCCGCGTCAGTATTCACAGCGACAGGCACTATGCATGGCGGCCAAGAAACGACTTTGCTGACGATGATGTTGCCATTAATGCATCACGGCATGATTATCGTCGGTGTGCCTTATGCTGAGCCTGCTCTAAACCGTACCCATCGTGGCGGTACGCCTTATGGTGCCAGTCATGTCAGTGGCGTCGCGCATGATCAGCCAGTCTCTGATGATGAACGTGAGATTGCCATCGGCCAAGGTCGTCGTCTCGCTATTAGTGCCAAGGCCTTAGCGCAAGCCAACTGGAACCGCTAA
- a CDS encoding YihY/virulence factor BrkB family protein, which yields MENLLKKLPFAHKHWFSFLRFLTRHFFEDNCQQKAASLTYTTMLSIVPILTVLLMILSSVPALASVRAQIYEVIYSNLLPQSSLQVSEYINSFAEKSTNLTAIGAMILFVTTIMTLTTIERAFNQIWRVEDRSGGLRSMLRYWTIVTLGPLVLGTAFIVSSTVQSLSFLNRQFAGYGIDWSFWVQIVSIGVTVTGFIAMYWFIPKARVPAKNAAIAGVFVAIVFELLKHVFGTVMTNFTSYEAIYGAFAALPIFLLWIYLSWNLILLGVEISYTLTIFETEEVYPRHPLLSLLDMLNLVYRNHLEGHAVSEQELRSVLGRKELPKWYTYINYLKDSNLITTTDNDEYVLKKDLSRMSLWDFYRTLPYPLPIKDELDEMSPEDQKPWLSLLVNRFENTEAYAREQLDVPLNTIFAHSQPRRKTSEPKSSKAKLSAADINGRVINNNSSMNSSDQDTDTDSVPDFEPAAYDKDSKIECDNNNQEILIPEDNISDNDVPNSHAIDDDGYKTRSTAKRIFNDDKGNIITEADNPQANK from the coding sequence ATGGAAAACCTATTAAAAAAACTCCCATTTGCACACAAACACTGGTTCAGTTTTTTGCGTTTTTTAACCCGGCACTTCTTCGAGGACAACTGTCAACAAAAAGCAGCCTCTCTAACTTACACCACCATGTTGTCAATTGTCCCTATATTGACGGTGCTGTTGATGATATTGTCCTCTGTGCCAGCACTTGCCTCGGTCAGGGCGCAGATTTATGAAGTGATCTATAGCAACTTGCTACCCCAATCAAGTCTGCAGGTTAGTGAATATATCAATAGCTTTGCTGAAAAATCCACCAATTTAACCGCTATCGGCGCAATGATACTGTTTGTCACGACCATCATGACGCTTACTACCATTGAGCGCGCATTCAATCAAATTTGGCGAGTAGAAGACCGTTCAGGTGGTCTCAGAAGCATGCTGCGCTACTGGACTATCGTTACTCTAGGGCCTTTGGTTTTAGGGACTGCATTTATCGTTTCAAGTACCGTACAGAGTCTTAGCTTCTTAAACCGACAATTTGCTGGCTATGGTATTGATTGGTCATTTTGGGTACAGATAGTATCTATTGGGGTCACCGTGACTGGCTTTATCGCTATGTATTGGTTTATCCCTAAAGCCCGAGTGCCTGCAAAAAACGCCGCCATTGCTGGGGTTTTTGTGGCGATCGTCTTTGAGCTACTAAAGCATGTGTTCGGTACAGTCATGACCAACTTCACCAGCTATGAAGCTATTTACGGCGCGTTTGCCGCTTTGCCGATTTTCTTGTTATGGATTTATCTCTCTTGGAATCTGATTTTATTAGGTGTTGAGATTAGCTACACCCTAACCATCTTTGAAACTGAAGAGGTGTATCCGCGTCATCCACTACTTAGCTTGCTCGATATGCTCAATTTGGTCTATCGCAATCACTTAGAAGGCCATGCTGTCAGTGAGCAAGAGCTACGTAGTGTGCTTGGCCGCAAAGAGCTACCCAAGTGGTATACCTATATCAACTACTTAAAAGACAGCAATCTCATCACCACCACGGACAATGACGAGTACGTACTAAAAAAAGACCTCAGTCGCATGAGTTTATGGGACTTTTATCGTACCTTACCGTATCCGCTACCGATCAAAGATGAGCTGGACGAGATGAGCCCAGAAGATCAAAAACCTTGGCTAAGCTTATTGGTCAATCGCTTTGAAAATACGGAAGCTTATGCTAGAGAGCAATTAGATGTGCCGTTAAATACCATCTTTGCGCATAGCCAGCCCCGACGAAAAACATCTGAGCCAAAGTCCTCTAAGGCAAAATTATCTGCTGCTGATATCAATGGTCGTGTGATAAATAATAACAGTAGTATGAATAGCTCAGACCAAGACACTGACACTGACTCTGTGCCAGACTTTGAGCCGGCAGCCTATGATAAAGACAGCAAGATAGAGTGCGACAATAATAACCAAGAAATATTGATTCCAGAGGACAACATTTCAGATAATGACGTTCCAAATAGCCATGCTATAGATGACGATGGCTATAAGACCAGATCAACAGCTAAGCGCATTTTTAATGATGATAAAGGTAATATTATTACCGAAGCGGATAACCCACAAGCTAATAAATAG